From one Rhodovulum sp. ES.010 genomic stretch:
- a CDS encoding AlpA family transcriptional regulator, whose protein sequence is MQQKHCLNQKELARRWTISHRTLERWRWAGEGPAYMKIGGRVVYRLEDIVAFERDQLQHTMDTQPRAGAA, encoded by the coding sequence ATGCAGCAGAAGCATTGCCTGAATCAGAAGGAACTCGCCCGTCGCTGGACGATCTCGCATCGCACGCTGGAGCGCTGGCGGTGGGCGGGTGAAGGCCCGGCCTACATGAAGATCGGTGGACGGGTCGTCTACCGGCTCGAGGACATCGTCGCCTTCGAGCGCGACCAGCTCCAGCACACCATGGACACCCAGCCGCGCGCAGGAGCGGCCTGA
- a CDS encoding head decoration protein produces MTTLVEGKHPGGFLVWEAFRDYTRETITVAAGTLEPGTVLGKITASGKYAAHDPAAVDGTETAVAVLWGKADASAGDAAAVAVVRGPAIVNRHDLVFAGTPSEGEIAAAHTALLAAGILVR; encoded by the coding sequence ATGACCACGCTGGTCGAAGGCAAACACCCCGGCGGCTTCCTCGTCTGGGAAGCCTTCCGCGACTACACCCGCGAGACGATCACGGTCGCGGCGGGCACGCTCGAGCCCGGCACCGTTCTCGGCAAGATCACCGCCAGTGGCAAGTACGCTGCCCATGACCCCGCGGCCGTCGACGGCACCGAGACCGCTGTCGCCGTGCTCTGGGGCAAGGCCGATGCGTCCGCTGGAGATGCGGCAGCCGTCGCGGTCGTCCGCGGCCCCGCCATCGTCAACCGCCACGACCTCGTCTTCGCAGGCACGCCCAGCGAGGGCGAGATCGCGGCCGCCCACACGGCGCTCCTCGCCGCGGGCATCCTGGTCCGCTGA
- a CDS encoding head maturation protease, ClpP-related: MTAGSSRSTPRRSSRSCRRSVFDAVAIHNALKRHEGTVTVWIDGIAASAASYIAMAGDEIVMPENAFLMIHDPAGLVIGTAEDMRAMAEALDKVKGSLVTGYATKSGRTPEEVSALMAAETWFDASNAVAQGFADRLIEPVRIAARFDIGRFRNAPPVLVEQVEAEPEPNAESDGREIEAEESADDVTGGDEVADAEDEPPAAPDAPQPPIETPRPSGAPPDPAAIRSEAIGHAQAVIDLCRLAGQPQMAGRFLEQDMSLDEVRAALLAGQGRGGARDRAPSPAARPLVDRAPLGRDRRPHLQAERMTP; this comes from the coding sequence ATCACCGCGGGTTCCTCGCGGTCGACGCCACGTCGGTCATCTCGAAGCTGCCGGCGGTCCGTCTTCGACGCGGTCGCGATCCACAACGCGCTGAAGCGGCACGAGGGCACGGTCACCGTCTGGATCGACGGCATCGCCGCCTCGGCTGCCTCCTACATCGCCATGGCGGGCGACGAGATCGTCATGCCCGAGAACGCCTTCCTGATGATCCATGACCCGGCTGGCCTTGTGATAGGCACGGCCGAGGACATGCGCGCCATGGCCGAGGCGCTCGACAAGGTGAAAGGCAGCCTAGTCACGGGCTATGCCACGAAATCCGGCCGGACGCCGGAGGAGGTCTCCGCGCTCATGGCCGCCGAGACCTGGTTCGATGCATCGAACGCCGTCGCGCAGGGCTTCGCCGACCGGCTGATCGAGCCTGTCCGGATCGCTGCACGCTTCGACATCGGGCGTTTCCGCAACGCGCCGCCGGTGTTGGTGGAGCAGGTCGAGGCCGAGCCGGAGCCCAACGCTGAGAGCGACGGCCGAGAGATCGAAGCGGAGGAGAGTGCCGACGACGTCACCGGTGGCGACGAGGTCGCGGACGCCGAGGACGAGCCTCCCGCCGCCCCCGATGCCCCGCAACCGCCGATCGAGACGCCGCGGCCCAGTGGCGCACCGCCGGACCCGGCCGCGATCCGGTCGGAGGCCATCGGTCATGCCCAGGCCGTCATCGATCTCTGTCGCCTCGCAGGCCAGCCGCAGATGGCGGGTCGCTTCCTCGAACAGGACATGAGCCTAGACGAGGTGCGCGCCGCGCTGCTCGCCGGCCAAGGCCGAGGCGGAGCCCGAGATCGCGCCCCATCACCCGCAGCCCGGCCGCTCGTCGACCGCGCGCCCCTGGGGCGAGATCGTCGCCCGCACCTTCAAGCTGAAAGGATGACACCATGA
- a CDS encoding LexA family transcriptional regulator, translated as MNEHHTLADRLRARANQLGLSPAHVAEMAGVNRSFVYDILRGRSSRPGIDRLAEVARVLKVDRDWLIHGIGDVEGTPPFIENPDEAFVSIAHASPRPSMGGGAVVQEHDDPAGRAYHFRRSWIRHSLKASPSQLRIMHVEGDSMAPTLLDGDTVLVDMARRAPNPPGIFVLDDGMGLVAKRLEHIPNSDPPAVRVISDNGFYSPYERTADEIHIVGRIRWFAREI; from the coding sequence ATGAACGAGCATCACACGCTTGCCGACCGTCTCAGGGCCCGGGCCAACCAGCTCGGCCTCAGCCCCGCCCACGTCGCCGAGATGGCCGGCGTGAATCGATCCTTCGTCTACGACATCCTGCGCGGACGATCATCCCGCCCCGGCATCGACCGGCTTGCAGAGGTCGCTCGCGTGCTGAAAGTCGACCGCGACTGGCTGATCCACGGGATCGGCGATGTCGAGGGCACGCCGCCTTTCATCGAGAACCCGGACGAAGCTTTCGTGTCGATCGCGCATGCGAGCCCGCGCCCGTCGATGGGCGGTGGTGCCGTGGTACAGGAGCACGACGATCCCGCCGGCCGCGCCTACCACTTCCGCCGGTCCTGGATCCGGCACAGCCTAAAGGCCAGCCCCTCTCAGCTGCGGATCATGCATGTGGAAGGCGACAGCATGGCACCCACGCTACTCGACGGCGACACGGTGCTCGTCGACATGGCGCGGCGTGCGCCGAACCCGCCCGGCATCTTCGTGCTGGACGATGGCATGGGACTGGTGGCCAAGCGGCTCGAGCACATCCCGAACAGCGACCCGCCAGCAGTCCGCGTCATCTCGGATAATGGCTTCTACAGCCCATACGAGCGAACGGCCGACGAGATCCACATCGTCGGCCGCATCCGTTGGTTCGCGCGGGAGATCTGA